The Stratiformator vulcanicus genome has a segment encoding these proteins:
- a CDS encoding phosphoribosylaminoimidazolesuccinocarboxamide synthase, translating into MPRSLLHSELPGLQPRRGKVRDVYDFGDRLLIVATDRISAFDWVLPNAVPEKGRILTAISQWWFAQVDCPHHLLSTDPSDVSLPSGTDVDALRGRSMVVRKTDVVPIECVARGYLAGSGWKEYCQSRSVCDVALPDGLSESDLLPQPIFTPATKAEEGHDENISFEEMCRLVGADLADKLRGLTLDLYQFAQERAAERGIIIADTKFEFGRLPDGSVILIDEVLTPDSSRFWPAEEYRPGGPQVSFDKQYVRDWLSSCGWDKNSPPPPMPEDVIAGTVNRYREAFERLTGHPFSTSNA; encoded by the coding sequence ATGCCCCGATCGTTGCTGCACTCCGAACTTCCCGGCCTCCAGCCCCGTCGCGGGAAAGTCCGGGACGTCTACGACTTCGGTGATCGCCTGTTGATCGTCGCAACCGACCGCATCAGCGCGTTCGACTGGGTCCTTCCGAACGCGGTCCCGGAGAAAGGACGAATTCTCACGGCGATCAGTCAGTGGTGGTTCGCTCAGGTCGATTGCCCTCATCATCTGCTTTCCACCGATCCGTCGGATGTCTCGCTGCCATCCGGAACCGACGTTGACGCTCTGCGCGGTCGCAGCATGGTCGTTCGCAAGACCGATGTCGTGCCGATCGAGTGCGTGGCGCGGGGCTATCTCGCCGGTTCCGGTTGGAAGGAATATTGTCAGTCACGTTCAGTCTGCGACGTCGCTCTGCCTGACGGGCTGAGTGAGTCGGACCTATTGCCGCAACCGATCTTCACTCCCGCGACGAAGGCGGAGGAAGGTCACGATGAAAACATTTCTTTCGAAGAGATGTGTCGTCTCGTCGGGGCGGACCTCGCCGACAAGCTCCGCGGTCTGACGCTCGATCTCTATCAGTTCGCTCAAGAGCGGGCCGCCGAGCGGGGCATCATCATCGCGGATACCAAATTCGAGTTCGGCCGGCTCCCCGACGGCTCGGTCATCCTGATTGATGAAGTCCTTACGCCGGACAGCTCACGGTTCTGGCCCGCCGAGGAATATCGACCGGGCGGCCCGCAAGTCTCGTTCGACAAGCAGTACGTCCGCGACTGGCTCTCGTCATGCGGTTGGGACAAGAACAGCCCGCCGCCGCCGATGCCCGAAGACGTGATTGCGGGAACCGTCAACCGCTATCGCGAGGCCTTCGAGAGACTGACCGGTCATCCGTTTTCAACTTCGAATGCCTGA